The Micrococcales bacterium genome includes a region encoding these proteins:
- a CDS encoding HAMP domain-containing histidine kinase — MYRRLILFGLGVCACALIALLVPLGLAARDIVQSDQLSRAAAQARSVANEWQQVGDRGDRFIEPDTDAPGKVTLISPAGEVQGPNPPQAQRAVQSAMRGGSASDLVDGWGYVTTPAYFDEEFGVVLVSLTPHEVREGLVPRLAALAGVSLMLLGIAGGAAWWLARRTVAPLTDLEVTANAVAAGDLTARAPHSSIIEIEHVGIALNRLTGRVQELLAEEREYTAELAHQLRTPLTVLSVDVDGVSDPVVRERLQDDLDGVHRMVDEIIKTARRTAREGLQAQCDATAVVRERMQFWRVLAEDQGRTFGQEVPGSPLLVRLTADDLASAIDILFQNVFLHTPEGTAFGIAVTAHDALVDVTVWDEGPGFDLSDREEVVGSTRLGLSIVRKFVEAAGGTLIVAHTSNGGARVTLRLGPPPQ, encoded by the coding sequence ATGTACCGTCGCCTCATCCTTTTCGGGCTCGGTGTCTGCGCGTGCGCCCTGATCGCCCTGCTCGTACCGCTGGGGCTCGCGGCCCGGGACATCGTGCAGTCCGACCAGTTGAGCAGAGCCGCCGCGCAAGCCCGCTCGGTGGCCAACGAGTGGCAGCAGGTCGGTGACCGCGGCGACCGTTTCATCGAGCCGGACACCGACGCGCCCGGGAAGGTCACGCTGATCTCCCCGGCAGGTGAGGTGCAGGGCCCGAATCCCCCGCAGGCGCAACGGGCGGTGCAGTCGGCCATGCGCGGTGGCAGCGCCTCCGACCTCGTCGATGGCTGGGGGTACGTGACGACCCCTGCGTACTTCGACGAGGAGTTCGGCGTGGTGCTGGTGTCCCTGACGCCGCACGAGGTGCGAGAGGGGCTGGTGCCGCGACTGGCGGCGCTGGCCGGGGTGTCCCTGATGCTGCTCGGGATCGCCGGCGGTGCAGCTTGGTGGCTGGCGCGCCGAACCGTGGCTCCCCTCACCGACCTGGAGGTGACCGCGAACGCCGTCGCTGCCGGCGACCTCACCGCCCGGGCACCACATTCCAGCATCATCGAGATCGAACACGTCGGGATCGCGCTGAACCGGCTCACAGGGCGGGTGCAGGAACTGCTGGCCGAGGAGCGCGAGTACACCGCGGAGTTGGCCCACCAGTTGCGCACCCCCCTCACCGTCCTGTCCGTCGACGTCGACGGGGTCAGCGATCCCGTCGTGCGCGAGCGCCTCCAGGACGACCTCGACGGGGTGCACCGCATGGTCGACGAAATCATCAAGACCGCCCGCCGCACCGCTCGCGAGGGTTTGCAGGCGCAATGCGACGCCACTGCCGTCGTGCGCGAGCGCATGCAGTTCTGGCGGGTGCTCGCCGAAGATCAGGGCCGCACCTTCGGGCAGGAGGTCCCGGGGTCGCCGTTGCTGGTGCGCTTGACCGCCGACGACCTCGCCTCAGCCATCGACATCCTGTTCCAGAACGTCTTCCTGCACACCCCCGAGGGGACCGCATTCGGTATCGCGGTGACCGCGCACGACGCCTTGGTCGACGTCACCGTCTGGGACGAGGGACCGGGGTTCGACCTGTCCGATCGCGAGGAGGTGGTGGGCTCCACGCGACTCGGGCTGTCCATCGTGCGCAAATTTGTCGAGGCTGCGGGCGGCACCCTCATCGTCGCGCACACCAGCAACGGCGGCGCCCGCGTCACCTTGCGGCTGGGGCCACCTCCGCAGTGA
- a CDS encoding response regulator transcription factor produces MVHVLLIEDDPGIRTAVTRALLARGHAVDTAPDGLTGLQSLLTQNPEAVILDLGLPDITGEQLLSMIRAATTVPVIVATARDDEGLIVELLDAGADDYVVKPYDPAQLEARLRAVLRRAGATDDDASRVRFTVGGLSVDPARRTAEIDGRPLDLTRLEFDVLAYLAANPGRVISRKELLREVWQRTDSARTVDVHLSWLRRKLGDDVDSPRFLHVHRGVGVMLEDAQDTAGTA; encoded by the coding sequence GTGGTGCACGTTCTACTCATCGAGGACGATCCGGGGATCCGGACGGCGGTGACCCGGGCCCTGCTGGCCAGGGGCCACGCGGTCGACACCGCTCCCGACGGCCTGACCGGTCTGCAATCCCTGCTCACGCAGAACCCGGAGGCGGTCATCCTGGATCTGGGGCTCCCCGACATCACCGGCGAGCAGCTGCTGAGCATGATCCGGGCGGCCACCACCGTGCCCGTGATCGTGGCCACCGCCCGCGACGACGAGGGTCTCATCGTGGAACTCCTCGATGCCGGCGCCGACGACTACGTCGTCAAGCCGTACGACCCCGCCCAGTTGGAGGCACGCCTCCGGGCCGTGCTGCGCCGGGCGGGGGCGACCGACGACGACGCAAGTCGCGTACGGTTCACCGTCGGTGGCTTGAGCGTGGACCCGGCGCGACGCACCGCGGAGATCGACGGCAGGCCGTTGGACCTCACGCGGCTCGAGTTCGACGTCCTCGCCTACTTGGCCGCCAACCCGGGCCGGGTCATCAGCCGCAAGGAACTCCTGCGCGAGGTATGGCAGCGCACGGACAGCGCGCGCACGGTGGACGTGCACCTGTCGTGGCTGCGACGCAAACTCGGTGACGACGTGGACTCCCCGCGGTTCTTGCACGTGCATCGGGGCGTGGGCGTCATGCTGGAGGACGCACAGGACACTGCCGGGACCGCGTGA
- a CDS encoding FAD:protein FMN transferase, with protein MTAETSVCYRTWRTELWLSLRAEPTPALTRWLASLLHDEVDALDLLASRFRPDSTSSAVSRNAGRWTPVAWYFVEVLTAALEAAGATGGFVDPLLGRAVVAAGYDTWAGQDSGIQPGGAAGDWREIEVRGGRTGAQVRIPPGTALDLGAVAKGWLADRLATVAHDSTGLDAVANMGGDLRVVSPATPWVVAADADVPGVDAVSLEIDDAGLATSSTGHRRWEGGHHIIDPRTGKPAACPWTSVSVLAATAAGANAAATAAMVAGTHGPRWLGDAGLDGWFVAPHGRQHPVGRWPRGARSAPVGA; from the coding sequence ATGACCGCCGAGACCAGCGTGTGCTACCGCACATGGCGCACTGAACTGTGGCTGTCGCTACGCGCTGAGCCGACGCCGGCCCTCACCCGGTGGCTGGCCTCGCTCTTGCATGACGAGGTCGACGCGCTGGACCTGTTGGCCAGCCGGTTCCGTCCCGACTCGACGTCCTCCGCGGTCAGCCGGAACGCGGGCCGCTGGACACCGGTGGCATGGTACTTCGTCGAGGTGCTCACCGCGGCCCTGGAGGCGGCCGGTGCCACCGGCGGATTCGTGGATCCGCTGCTGGGTCGTGCCGTCGTGGCAGCCGGCTACGACACGTGGGCCGGCCAGGACTCCGGCATCCAGCCCGGAGGGGCCGCCGGCGATTGGCGGGAGATCGAGGTGCGAGGCGGCCGCACCGGCGCGCAGGTGCGCATCCCGCCCGGGACGGCTCTGGACCTCGGCGCCGTGGCCAAGGGCTGGCTGGCGGACCGGCTGGCCACGGTCGCCCATGACTCCACCGGTCTCGACGCGGTGGCGAACATGGGAGGCGACCTCCGGGTCGTCAGCCCGGCCACGCCCTGGGTGGTGGCAGCTGACGCCGACGTCCCAGGCGTTGATGCGGTTTCCCTGGAGATCGACGACGCCGGACTGGCCACCAGCAGCACAGGTCACCGACGGTGGGAGGGCGGCCATCACATCATCGATCCGCGCACCGGCAAGCCGGCCGCGTGCCCGTGGACCAGCGTCAGCGTGCTGGCTGCGACTGCTGCCGGTGCCAATGCGGCTGCTACGGCCGCGATGGTCGCCGGCACGCACGGACCCCGCTGGCTCGGCGACGCGGGACTCGACGGATGGTTCGTGGCGCCCCATGGCCGGCAGCACCCCGTCGGCCGCTGGCCGCGAGGTGCGAGGTCCGCCCCGGTCGGCGCGTAG